From Tiliqua scincoides isolate rTilSci1 chromosome 2, rTilSci1.hap2, whole genome shotgun sequence, the proteins below share one genomic window:
- the RGMB gene encoding repulsive guidance molecule B isoform X2 has translation MMRKKRKRGGCPCSSSSSDAAAPPLDESRRAAWTGMGRAAPLCAIAARAEQQRRRSRLRPPPLPAFAVLFSLGLLLNAGDCQLQTPCRIQKCTTDFVSLTSHLNPAIDGFDLEFCKALRAYAACTYRNSKVCRGNLVYHSAVLGISDLMSQRNCSKDGPTSSTNPEVTHDPCNYSGRQGTREHRGGEQAPPIYLFCGLFGDPHLRTFKDHFQTCKVEGAWPLIDNNYLSVQVTNVPVVPGSSATATNKITIIFKSYQDCTDQKVYQAVTDDLPAAFVDGTTSGGGDSDTKSLRIVERVSGKYVEMHARYIGTTVFVRQLGRYLTLAIRMPEELTMSYEESQDLQLCVNGCPSSERIDDSGHLPLPVVGQLHPHGASSQARSVYTLESATVKCHEKMLVKDIYFSSCVFDLLTTGDANFTAAAHSALQDVEALHPRKERWRLFPSNGVVGQGSTWSLRLGLVCLMLVVFL, from the exons gaggaagaagaggaagcgcGGAGGCTgcccatgcagcagcagcagcagcgacgcCGCCGCCCCGCCGCTGGACGAGTCCCGACGAGCTGCATGGACGGGCATGGGGAGAGCGGCCCCTCTCTGCGCCATCGCCGCCAGGGCTGAGCAGCAGCGGCGCCGGAGTCGCCTGCGCCCTCCGCCTCTGCCTGCCTTCGCCGTGCTCTTCAGCCTGGGGCTGCTGCTCAATGCAG GTGACTGTCAGCTGCAGACACCCTGTCGAATCCAGAAGTGCACCACTGACTTTGTATCACTGACTTCTCACTTAAATCCTGCCATTGATGGCTTTGATTTGGAGTTCTGCAAAGCCCTGCGTGCTTATGCTGCCTGCACCTACCGCAATTCCAAAGTCTGCCGTGGAAACCTGGTCTACCATTCTGCTGTGCTGGGGATCAGTGATCTCATGAGCCAGAGAAACTGCTCCAAGGATGGTCCAACATCCTCTACAAACCCTGAAGTTACCCATGACCCATGTAATTACAGTGGCCGCCAGGGAACTCGAGAACATCGAGGAGGAGAGCAGGCTCCTCCCATTTACCTTTTCTGTGGCTTGTTTGGAGACCCACATCTACGGACCTTTAAAGATCACTTTCAGACGTGCAAAGTGGAAGGGGCCTGGCCTCTCATAGACAACAACTACTTGTCCGTGCAAGTGACGAATGTGCCTGTGGTCCCAGGATCCAGTGCTACTGCAACAAATAAG ATCACCATTATCTTTAAATCTTACCAAGACTGTACAGATCAGAAGGTGTATCAGGCAGTTACTGATGACTTGCCTGCGGCTTTTGTAGATGGCACAACTAGCGGCGGCGGCGACAGCGACACCAAGAGCTTGCGTATTGTGGAGAGAGTGAGCGGCAAATACGTTGAGATGCACGCCCGGTACATTGGGACCACTGTGTTTGTGCGCCAGCTTGGACGTTACTTAACGCTAGCCATCCGCATGCCAGAAGAGCTCACCATGTCTTACGAAGAGAGCCAGGACCTACAACTCTGTGTGAACGGCTGCCCCTCCAGTGAACGCATTGACGACAGTGGGCACCTACCGTTGCCAGTAGTGGGGCAGCTTCACCCGCATGGGGCTTCAAGTCAGGCCCGGTCTGTATACACACTGGAGAGTGCCACAGTGAAATGCCACGAGAAGATGCTGGTGAAGGACATCTATTTTTCTTCTTGTGTTTTTGATTTGCTCACCACTGGTGATGCCAATTTTACGGCAGCCGCCCATAGTGCCTTGCAGGATGTCGAGGCTCTGCACCCCCGGAAAGAACGATGGCGCCTCTTCCCCAGCAATGGGGTCGTTGGCCAGGGAAGCACGTGGTCTCTTCGCCTGGGACTGGTGTGCTTGATGCTTGTTGTGTTTTTGTAG
- the RGMB gene encoding repulsive guidance molecule B isoform X1, translated as MESGTPSAGRKKRKRGGCPCSSSSSDAAAPPLDESRRAAWTGMGRAAPLCAIAARAEQQRRRSRLRPPPLPAFAVLFSLGLLLNAGDCQLQTPCRIQKCTTDFVSLTSHLNPAIDGFDLEFCKALRAYAACTYRNSKVCRGNLVYHSAVLGISDLMSQRNCSKDGPTSSTNPEVTHDPCNYSGRQGTREHRGGEQAPPIYLFCGLFGDPHLRTFKDHFQTCKVEGAWPLIDNNYLSVQVTNVPVVPGSSATATNKITIIFKSYQDCTDQKVYQAVTDDLPAAFVDGTTSGGGDSDTKSLRIVERVSGKYVEMHARYIGTTVFVRQLGRYLTLAIRMPEELTMSYEESQDLQLCVNGCPSSERIDDSGHLPLPVVGQLHPHGASSQARSVYTLESATVKCHEKMLVKDIYFSSCVFDLLTTGDANFTAAAHSALQDVEALHPRKERWRLFPSNGVVGQGSTWSLRLGLVCLMLVVFL; from the exons ATGGAAAGCGGAACTCCCAGTGCAgg gaggaagaagaggaagcgcGGAGGCTgcccatgcagcagcagcagcagcgacgcCGCCGCCCCGCCGCTGGACGAGTCCCGACGAGCTGCATGGACGGGCATGGGGAGAGCGGCCCCTCTCTGCGCCATCGCCGCCAGGGCTGAGCAGCAGCGGCGCCGGAGTCGCCTGCGCCCTCCGCCTCTGCCTGCCTTCGCCGTGCTCTTCAGCCTGGGGCTGCTGCTCAATGCAG GTGACTGTCAGCTGCAGACACCCTGTCGAATCCAGAAGTGCACCACTGACTTTGTATCACTGACTTCTCACTTAAATCCTGCCATTGATGGCTTTGATTTGGAGTTCTGCAAAGCCCTGCGTGCTTATGCTGCCTGCACCTACCGCAATTCCAAAGTCTGCCGTGGAAACCTGGTCTACCATTCTGCTGTGCTGGGGATCAGTGATCTCATGAGCCAGAGAAACTGCTCCAAGGATGGTCCAACATCCTCTACAAACCCTGAAGTTACCCATGACCCATGTAATTACAGTGGCCGCCAGGGAACTCGAGAACATCGAGGAGGAGAGCAGGCTCCTCCCATTTACCTTTTCTGTGGCTTGTTTGGAGACCCACATCTACGGACCTTTAAAGATCACTTTCAGACGTGCAAAGTGGAAGGGGCCTGGCCTCTCATAGACAACAACTACTTGTCCGTGCAAGTGACGAATGTGCCTGTGGTCCCAGGATCCAGTGCTACTGCAACAAATAAG ATCACCATTATCTTTAAATCTTACCAAGACTGTACAGATCAGAAGGTGTATCAGGCAGTTACTGATGACTTGCCTGCGGCTTTTGTAGATGGCACAACTAGCGGCGGCGGCGACAGCGACACCAAGAGCTTGCGTATTGTGGAGAGAGTGAGCGGCAAATACGTTGAGATGCACGCCCGGTACATTGGGACCACTGTGTTTGTGCGCCAGCTTGGACGTTACTTAACGCTAGCCATCCGCATGCCAGAAGAGCTCACCATGTCTTACGAAGAGAGCCAGGACCTACAACTCTGTGTGAACGGCTGCCCCTCCAGTGAACGCATTGACGACAGTGGGCACCTACCGTTGCCAGTAGTGGGGCAGCTTCACCCGCATGGGGCTTCAAGTCAGGCCCGGTCTGTATACACACTGGAGAGTGCCACAGTGAAATGCCACGAGAAGATGCTGGTGAAGGACATCTATTTTTCTTCTTGTGTTTTTGATTTGCTCACCACTGGTGATGCCAATTTTACGGCAGCCGCCCATAGTGCCTTGCAGGATGTCGAGGCTCTGCACCCCCGGAAAGAACGATGGCGCCTCTTCCCCAGCAATGGGGTCGTTGGCCAGGGAAGCACGTGGTCTCTTCGCCTGGGACTGGTGTGCTTGATGCTTGTTGTGTTTTTGTAG